One stretch of Streptomyces sp. 135 DNA includes these proteins:
- a CDS encoding MFS transporter codes for MSYRDVVSGGVVRWGAVAVGARMPVAAAPLALVFLVRERPGGYALGAVLAAVYVVGEIVGAPLLGMRMRPERARPQLARGLAVGAVAFAALGLLPHAHPVALGAFAFLAGAAPAAAPGGLRALLTGMVPDKAVTQALSVESILTFAIWAVAPAAVTGLALGVSPALPLVSAGALMAAAVAGLWMLPEGWRSDADDRGGESMARILARAWPIFVTGAASLSMLALAELVLPALLEQRGIAVGWAGPLLAALAVGSAVGSFVYGLRTWPGRLRTQGMVLMFAVSACLAAVAVLPGVGWLLAVLGVAGVFQAGAMLTRNLSLREVLPPSALAAGYSVMYAAVGAGYAASGSLAGGLLSVVSPSTAILAGVGLGVLLTVVGVLGEVKPAASPGVVSAGGDVAERTPVSGGGDAERGL; via the coding sequence ATGAGTTATCGCGACGTTGTTTCCGGAGGTGTCGTCCGGTGGGGGGCCGTGGCCGTGGGGGCGCGGATGCCCGTGGCCGCGGCGCCGCTCGCCCTGGTGTTTCTCGTGCGGGAGCGGCCCGGCGGGTATGCCCTCGGCGCCGTGCTCGCCGCGGTGTACGTGGTGGGCGAGATCGTGGGCGCGCCGCTCCTCGGGATGCGGATGCGGCCCGAGCGGGCCCGGCCGCAGCTCGCCCGGGGCCTCGCGGTGGGCGCGGTCGCGTTCGCGGCGCTGGGCCTGCTGCCGCACGCGCATCCCGTGGCCCTGGGGGCGTTCGCGTTCCTCGCCGGGGCCGCGCCCGCCGCCGCCCCCGGCGGGCTGCGCGCCCTGCTGACCGGCATGGTGCCGGACAAGGCCGTCACCCAGGCCCTGTCCGTGGAGTCGATCCTCACCTTCGCCATCTGGGCGGTGGCGCCGGCCGCCGTGACCGGCCTCGCGCTCGGGGTGTCACCGGCGCTGCCCCTGGTGTCGGCCGGAGCGCTGATGGCCGCCGCCGTGGCCGGGCTGTGGATGCTGCCCGAGGGGTGGCGCTCGGACGCGGACGACCGGGGCGGGGAGTCCATGGCGCGGATCCTCGCGCGGGCCTGGCCGATCTTCGTGACGGGCGCGGCGAGCCTGTCGATGCTCGCGCTCGCCGAGCTGGTCCTGCCCGCGCTCCTGGAGCAGCGCGGCATCGCGGTGGGCTGGGCGGGACCGCTCCTCGCGGCGCTCGCGGTGGGCTCCGCGGTCGGGTCGTTCGTGTACGGGCTGCGGACCTGGCCGGGCCGCCTGCGTACGCAGGGCATGGTGCTGATGTTCGCCGTCTCGGCCTGCCTGGCCGCCGTCGCCGTACTGCCGGGCGTGGGGTGGCTGCTCGCCGTCCTGGGCGTCGCCGGGGTGTTCCAGGCCGGGGCCATGCTCACCCGGAACCTTTCGCTGCGCGAGGTGCTGCCGCCCAGCGCCCTCGCCGCCGGCTACTCGGTGATGTACGCCGCCGTGGGCGCCGGGTACGCGGCGAGCGGCTCGCTGGCGGGCGGGCTGCTGAGCGTCGTGTCGCCCTCCACGGCGATCCTGGCGGGCGTCGGGCTCGGTGTGCTGCTGACCGTGGTGGGGGTGCTGGGCGAGGTGAAGCCCGCCGCGTCTCCCGGCGTGGTCTCAGCCGGCGGCGACGTCGCGGAACGTACGCCGGTAAGCGGTGGGGGTGACGCCGAGCGCGGCCTGTAG
- a CDS encoding helix-turn-helix domain-containing protein, which yields MAASGESRADTRMHRVVVLALDGVIPFELGIPQRIFSRARDADRRRLYEVVTCSVRPPGPVRTDADYTILVEHGPEALATADTVVVPASYELGPVYEEGRLTGELAAALARIRPGTRLVSICTGGYVLAAAGFLDGRPATTHWASAAHFQRLFPDVKVDADVLFIDDGDVLTSAGVAAGVDLCLHLVRRDQGTAVANDVARLTVVPPHRDGGQAQYIQRPVPEPQLATTRTARAWALSRLDQPLRLRDMAARESMSVRTFTRRFREEVGISPGQWLTQQRVERARHLLESSDLSVDRIARDAGFGTAQSMRQHLQAALGVTPTAYRRTFRDVAAG from the coding sequence ATGGCCGCTTCCGGGGAGTCCCGCGCCGATACGCGCATGCACCGCGTCGTCGTCCTCGCCCTGGACGGCGTCATCCCCTTCGAACTGGGCATCCCCCAGCGGATCTTCAGCCGCGCGCGCGACGCCGACCGCCGCCGTCTCTACGAGGTCGTGACCTGCTCGGTCCGGCCGCCCGGCCCGGTCCGTACGGACGCCGACTACACGATCCTCGTCGAACACGGCCCCGAGGCGCTGGCCACCGCCGACACCGTCGTGGTCCCGGCGTCGTACGAACTGGGCCCGGTCTACGAGGAGGGGCGGCTCACCGGAGAGCTGGCCGCCGCGCTGGCCCGTATCCGGCCGGGCACCCGCCTCGTCTCGATCTGCACGGGCGGGTACGTCCTCGCCGCCGCCGGCTTCCTCGACGGGCGCCCGGCGACCACGCACTGGGCGTCGGCGGCCCACTTCCAGCGGCTCTTCCCCGACGTCAAGGTCGACGCGGACGTGCTGTTCATCGACGACGGCGACGTGCTGACGTCGGCGGGCGTGGCCGCGGGCGTCGACCTCTGCCTGCATCTCGTACGCCGCGACCAGGGCACGGCGGTCGCCAACGACGTGGCCCGCCTCACCGTCGTACCGCCCCACAGGGACGGCGGCCAGGCCCAGTACATCCAGCGCCCGGTCCCCGAGCCGCAGCTGGCGACCACGCGCACCGCGCGGGCCTGGGCGCTGAGCCGCCTCGACCAGCCGCTGCGGCTGCGGGACATGGCGGCGCGGGAGTCGATGTCGGTGCGCACCTTCACGCGGCGCTTCCGCGAGGAGGTCGGCATCAGCCCCGGCCAGTGGCTGACACAGCAACGCGTCGAGCGGGCACGGCACTTGCTGGAGTCCAGCGATCTCTCCGTCGACCGGATCGCGCGGGACGCGGGCTTCGGCACGGCCCAGTCGATGCGCCAGCACCTACAGGCCGCGCTCGGCGTCACCCCCACCGCTTACCGGCGTACGTTCCGCGACGTCGCCGCCGGCTGA
- a CDS encoding Zn-dependent alcohol dehydrogenase produces the protein MRGVVFDGESAEVVGDLEVREPGPGEVMVAVAAAGLCHSDLSVIDGTIPFPSPVVLGHEGAGVVEAVGAGVTHVAPGDHVALSTIANCGACGECGRGRPTMCRRAIGRPGRPFSRGGEPVYQFAANSAFAERTLVKGVQAVKIPEDIPLTSAALIGCAVVTGVGAVLNRARVAAGETVVVIGAGGIGLNVLQGARIAGASAVVAVDANPSKEAVARRFGATDFFGSVEAVREVLPQGADHVFECVGRVSLVREAVDLLDRHGQAVLLGMPGATAEASFVVASLFLDKAILGCRYGSSAPQRDFALYARWYGEGRLLLDELVTVTYPVEDFGKAVADAGAGRVARAVLTF, from the coding sequence ATGAGGGGTGTTGTTTTTGACGGGGAGTCGGCCGAGGTCGTGGGGGACCTGGAGGTCAGGGAGCCGGGGCCCGGCGAGGTGATGGTCGCGGTGGCCGCCGCCGGGCTGTGCCACAGCGATCTGTCCGTCATCGACGGGACCATTCCGTTCCCGTCGCCCGTAGTCCTCGGGCACGAAGGGGCGGGCGTGGTGGAGGCGGTGGGGGCCGGGGTCACGCATGTGGCTCCCGGGGACCATGTGGCGCTGTCCACCATCGCGAACTGCGGCGCCTGCGGTGAGTGCGGGCGGGGGCGGCCGACCATGTGCCGGCGGGCCATCGGTCGGCCTGGCCGGCCCTTCTCGCGCGGTGGCGAGCCGGTGTACCAGTTCGCCGCCAACTCCGCCTTCGCCGAGCGCACCCTCGTCAAGGGCGTGCAGGCCGTGAAGATCCCCGAGGACATTCCGCTGACGTCCGCGGCGTTGATCGGGTGCGCGGTGGTGACGGGCGTGGGGGCCGTGCTGAACCGGGCCAGGGTGGCCGCCGGGGAGACCGTGGTGGTGATCGGTGCCGGTGGTATCGGGCTCAACGTGTTGCAGGGGGCCCGGATCGCCGGGGCGTCGGCCGTCGTCGCCGTCGACGCGAACCCCTCGAAGGAGGCCGTCGCCCGGCGGTTCGGCGCCACGGACTTCTTCGGGTCGGTGGAGGCGGTGCGGGAGGTGCTGCCGCAGGGGGCCGACCACGTCTTCGAGTGCGTGGGGCGGGTGTCGCTGGTGCGGGAGGCCGTGGACCTGCTGGACCGGCATGGGCAGGCGGTGCTGCTCGGGATGCCGGGGGCGACGGCCGAGGCGTCGTTCGTGGTGGCCTCGCTCTTCCTGGACAAGGCGATTCTCGGGTGCCGGTACGGGAGTTCGGCGCCGCAGCGGGACTTCGCGCTGTACGCGCGGTGGTACGGGGAGGGGCGGTTGCTGCTGGATGAGCTGGTGACGGTGACGTACCCGGTGGAGGACTTCGGGAAGGCGGTGGCGGATGCGGGGGCGGGGCGGGTGGCGCGGGCGGTGCTGACGTTTTGA